The window GCTGACTAGACTGTGCAGCCCCTGACTCACAGACACATGCACTCCTGTATTTATAATTACTCACAGTGAGTATGTTTGTTCTGCAGCATGATAAATGCAGACTTCTGCACTGGTTCCGTGCTGATCTCTTTTGGCGCCGTTTTGGGGAAGACCAGTCCTGTGCAGCTACTTGTTATGGCCATTTTTGAGGTGACATTGTTCGCCATCAATGAGTTCATCCTGCTTTCTATCCTTGGGGTGAGTGCAAACACACTATCTGTCTgatcttcaaaagcacaaaactaatcattttaaatgcttcaTATGACATCACAGAATTATAAAGTACAGAATGCAAAACAGAGGAAATGAGCatacacaattaaatatccaatattgACCAATACAGGAAATTAAAAAATTCTCTAACATATTATGCACCCCTAATATTTCACACATGCGTAGTATAGACAAATTCATGGTACTATTATCATAATCACAGTATAGCTTGTTGTAAGCTATTATAAAAATTCTGCATCCTGAGTAGATCGAGTATGAATTGCTTTCTCTTTATATCTAATGCCATTATAAATTATCAGCTGTGTAGATTACTTTCTAAAATGTGACTTTCATAAATTTTTTGGTCTTGCCAAATGTAGACATGCATATGTAGTAACAGCTCCACCTTAGACTTTAACAAAACAAGTTCTACTAGATAACATTAAAGTACTTcgcatttacatttactttacaTCTAAAATTAAATATCCGCAGAGAAAACTAATACAAATAAGCTGAAGTTTGCATAAAGActataaaaaaactatatacatatttatattcttacATTTATGAGTGTAATCATAACAGtacaaatttaaatgttaacGGTATCTCTAGGCCAATGACGCTGGAGGATCCATGACCATTCATACATTTGGTGCATACTTTGGCCTAATGGTGACCCGTGTGCTGTACAGGCCAAACCTGGACAAGAGCAAACATAGAAACTCGTCTGTCTACCACTCTGACCTCTTTGCCATGATCGGTAAGTCGCTCGAAGAGTTTACACACCTAAAAAATTCTAACCTGTGGTCAACCCGGACTCTCTGATCCACTAAAGCTTGGGCTCTGCTCAGGTACCATCTATCTGTGGATGTTCTGGCCCAGCTTCAACTCAGCCATTACAAACTACGGTGACCCACAGCACAGAACCGCCATGAACACTTACTACTCTCTGGCCGCCTGCACACTGGCTACATTCGCTTTCTCTGCCCTACTCAACCCTGAAGGCAAATTGGACATGGTGAGCATCCCCTTGTGGCCATCTTTGATATTACGTTACAAACCCTCTTACAAGCCTCTGTCTTTTTCAGGTGCACATCCAGAATGCCGCACTGGCTGGAGGTGTTGCTGTGGGAACAGCTGGAGAGATGATGCTGACTGCGTTTGGCTCTATGATTGTGGGATTCCTTGCTGGAACTATTTCAGTGCTGGGATACAAATACCTCACGGTTAGTATCACACATTTCTCTGACTCATAACTGTAAGCATCCACAAGAAGCCTCAGTATCATGTTTGTTGCTGTTTTGCGCTCTTTTAGCCGATTTTGGAATCGAAACTGAAGATTCAGGACACTTGTGGCATTCATAACCTGCATGGAATGCCAGGAATTCTGGGAGCCGTGGTGGGTGCTGTCACCGCTGCACTGGCATCCCCAGACGTATATGGACATGGGTAAGTCAGtagttaatatatataattatttgcaTAATTAATGATTTGTGATTTGGTCCACAAACACCTTGTCACGGCACGGTAGGGATGTGCAACGAAGGAACAAGGTCTGGGTCCAGATGCAGGGAAAAACCACTTTAATAAACAACGAAAAAGCCAacagggcaaaaacaaaacaggttaAGGAGTGGGATACAAGACGGCAACACAGTGCATGTATCCCCAGAGTCTGGACAGCAACTACAacaaacaattattaatttcaCCAGACAGAGTAGCGGGAGTGAGGTGTATAAATAGTCCATGGTGATGGGGAACAGCTGGGAGTGTGATGAGTGGAAGGTGTGTGGAGTAATGGCAATTGAGTCCGGGAAGACGGGAagtggcgacctctggtggtgagagggatcATTGCggacccggattcatgacacACCTCTGGTCACGCAACAGTATcggttataattaattattgttatttaataaagtaatatttttactttgttttgcaTACTTGTGTGTCATGGCTGAAAATATTGCAGAACTTCTTTGTGAGAACTAGGGTTGGGAATCGTTTGAATTTTATCAATTCAGTTTCCCATTCTCCTTATCAATTCTAATTCTTTTCAAATCAGTTTCAATTCCAATGTGAttaaaaaatcaagtcaaaacatttagatatcaaacaaatttattctttctctttttgaaaaacatttagttGCAGCTGGATACCACGAACAAAAATCAGAACTCGTTCCCCCTGATCGAT is drawn from Onychostoma macrolepis isolate SWU-2019 chromosome 16, ASM1243209v1, whole genome shotgun sequence and contains these coding sequences:
- the rhbg gene encoding ammonium transporter Rh type B, yielding MAESTNMRLRLPLLCIILEVILIILFGTLVEYNDDTDAKLWNENRTHSATRNDHENEFYYRYPSFQDVHVMIFVGFGFLMTFLQRYGFSSVGFNFLIAAFSLQWATLMQGFFHGLHHGKIHVGVTSMINADFCTGSVLISFGAVLGKTSPVQLLVMAIFEVTLFAINEFILLSILGANDAGGSMTIHTFGAYFGLMVTRVLYRPNLDKSKHRNSSVYHSDLFAMIGTIYLWMFWPSFNSAITNYGDPQHRTAMNTYYSLAACTLATFAFSALLNPEGKLDMVHIQNAALAGGVAVGTAGEMMLTAFGSMIVGFLAGTISVLGYKYLTPILESKLKIQDTCGIHNLHGMPGILGAVVGAVTAALASPDVYGHGLQRVFADVETGKWDPQSKGGFQAISLAVTLGMALFGGLITGFILKLPIYGAPPDTHCFEDGLYWEVPGEEEGHHELNEVATPNEVEKLSS